From Plasmodium gaboni strain SY75 chromosome Unknown, whole genome shotgun sequence, the proteins below share one genomic window:
- a CDS encoding putative pre-mRNA splicing factor, with protein sequence MRGGGFYKGTSTEQTPYFGDKEKKLMEKIVWPEIYNKKIDVNKINFPLIEEWINKRLIEILGFEDDILYEYCISQLKQSKDKKADGEEDKYLNAKKLKINLTGFIGNKKSDIFIEELLELLINEEKNEGHIANTINENKTNEIKQVKNENENIKKNLNNENKDISNKDKEHVRHHKEHDINNI encoded by the exons atgagGGGAGGAGGTTTTTATAAAGGCACGAGCACAGAACAAACACCTTATTTTGGTgataaggaaaaaaaattaatggAAAAAATAGTATGGCcagaaatatataataagaaaatagatgtaaataaaattaattttcCATTAATAGAAGAATGGATAAATAAAAGGTTAATTGAAATTTTAGGTTTTGAGGATGACATATTATATGAGTATTGTATATCACAGTTGAAGCAAAGTAAAGACAAAAAAG CAGATGGTGAAGAAGATAAATATCTGAATGCAAAAAAactaaaaataaatttaacTGGTTTTATAGGTAATAAGAAAAgtgatatatttattgaGGAATTATTAGAACTGttaataaatgaagaaaaaaatgaaggACATATTGCTAATACgataaatgaaaataaaacaaatgaaataaaacaagtgaaaaatgaaaatgaaaatataaaaaaaaatttgaatAATG aaaataaagatatcAGTAATAAGGACAAAGAACATGTGAGACATCATAAGGAACAcgatattaataatata
- a CDS encoding putative valine--tRNA ligase: protein MTILLTLFIIYVCLIGHLTKVYIKENISNRKKIPLNFIGRKHNNTKKNRKLSFNINKNINHFKRSVKREPFFIHKNVRRYVLKRGCFIFNTWNSSKVIKDIYKFIDSCTFFLRKFKSHPSIINVENKKYEKLKERNKENNDLCPNIFIRYPSNNTHRNISNKLEHFICKHKDIPKEQNILTYDFFKRDEELLNDQNRNDFIKKYYNPSYHFDEHPFENIYNIKDMEHIYNKSIINYIYDLKRKEEIEYIRNFNKSNYSNSYLLIYPPPNLSGNLHAGHFFNFIHQHIFFLYNKYIIGKYAIPFLGFDHGGLSAHEMFAKHMRGEELDREKYISEIKKWQENLKENMLKDLQNMNITFNDKMLFNTMDKNMVDLINKAFYILYKNNMIINRLYPVYYCKELKTVIPKMDIQFKNAENKDIYNLKCYLVKNKNKIDNIYDDKKYVPTKNENDNHMNNHDITYCCNKHKKKNVTNKIDTCEKINPSEENNMSSNCKCTDFTFTNNDDIYEEKKKEIKNMIQEYDCDEIKFFEKKKFPFYYLNEEELKNKTLINESKYIHINMDNIEDINNLVAILYYSSNKKRYENMYALLPYSNIIIPLIFHKKKNFPTLISGNKKGENKKDSKKEDDIKKEDDSKEQDNNDDDIFLPIYSVEKQHDYSFNINKEKGTRQLFFNVAHDKKEHVTYNINNDEKEKEKHLINIINCRKKDNKDLIFAYYKNYKCNLILSEHLCIKYEELCNIYYNSIDNKNFNILPSNRKNYFLENYESHPKDWILNRQIWYGHSIPLFKYENFITKKEGYEDTEEKTTKNNNNNNIAVDDHFNCFVYGRNVDEAYENLIKSNLFKKESIKKEYLKNDDILDSWFSSCLYFLHCLNSNNIDIYDLLKKKKSLVDFTCTGQDILYPWILRSFILLNYFIKNDYLNELFPTKNNYENVHIVKGIKKENYEEYLSSSILSKNIKFHGILKDNVGKKISKSDKNSTYYKKYLEDINMDTLRLSFAFLQKNVEDIVWSKNNIYKSEKFIKKLWNVGQFIKQNCDYESYIRMSNVIISDNNNIDINNIDVNNIDNNNIDINNIDINNIDDDNKILQFLKTKTQNISNVGIFEAYYYTIHLNLRYMKSYNLNKSINLINDFIMNYFSKFFLNYYSSGKNHISNFLIYYIFKGLIKFLYPFIPHICEILYIQIFFKEKEKKQIINTSSPPMLLYDNYKFFTSQKFSLEPKIQSVVSDHFLTFIEIYNFLRKYKRENKEHICNNNTLNIYIKQKKAADIPLVYFKNEEHMLKRAFHMNIIFNSCEDNQLVHSFLNEKQHMKGLNTRKVIYDCDRFVVESQV from the exons atgACAATTCTCCTGACCTTGTTCATAATTTATGTTTGCTTAATTGGTCATTTAAcaaaagtatatataaaagaaaatatatcaaaCCGGAAAAAAATTCCACTTAACTTTATTGGGAGAAAGCATAATAACACCAAGAAAAACAGAAAActttcatttaatataaataaaaatattaatcaTTTTAAAAGAAGTGTTAAGAGGGAacctttttttattcataaaaatgtaaGAAGGTATGTGTTAAAAAGAGGctgttttatttttaacaCTTGGAATAGTAGTAAAGtaataaaagatatttataaatttattgATTCATGTACTTTCTTTTTAAGAAAATTTAAATCGCATCCATCCATAATAAATgtagaaaataaaaaatatgagaaattaaaagaaaGGAATAAAGAAAACAATGATTTATGTCCTAACATATTCATAAGATACCCATCAAATAATACCCATAGaaatatatctaataaattagaacattttatatgtaaGCACAAGGATATTCCTAAggaacaaaatatattaacatacgatttttttaaaagagATGAAGAACTTTTAAATGATCAAAATAGAAatgattttataaaaaagtatTATAATCCAAGTTATCATTTTGATGAACATCCATTTgaaaacatatataatataaaggaCATGgaacatatttataacaaatctataataaattatatatatgatttaaaaagaaaagaagaaataGAATACATACgaaattttaataaatcaaatTATTCAAATTCCTATCTTCTAATTTATCCTCCTCCTAATTTGTCAGGAAATTTACATGCAGgtcatttttttaattttatccatcaacatatatttttcctctataataaatatataataggAAAATATGCCATTCCTTTTTTAg GATTTGACCATGGAGGTCTGAGCGCACACGAAATGTTTGCCAAACACATGAGAGGGGAAGAATTGGATagagaaaaatatataagtgaaataaaaaagtggcaagaaaatttaaaagaaaatatgttaaaagatttacaaaatatgaatatCACGTTTAATGATAAAATGTTATTTAACACTATGGATAAAAATATGGTtgatttaataaataaagctttttatattctttataaaaataatatgattataaaTAGACTTTATCCTGTATATTATTGTAAAGAATTAAAAACAGTCATCCCTAAAATGGATATACAATTTAAAAATGCAGAGAATAaagatatttataatttgaAATGTTATTtagtaaaaaataaaaataaaatagacaatatatatgatgataaaaaatatgttcCTACAAAAAACGAAAATGATaatcatatgaataatCATGATATTACATATTGTTGTAACaaacacaaaaaaaaaaatgtaacAAACAAAATTGATACATgtgaaaaaataaatccTTCTGAAGAAAATAACATGTCCTCGAATTGTAAATGTACTGATTTTACATTTacaaataatgatgatatatatgaagaaaaaaaaaaagaaattaaaaatatgattcAAGAATATGATTGCgatgaaataaaattttttgaaaaaaaaaaattccCATTTTACTATTTGAACGaagaagaattaaaaaataagacATTAATTAATGAATCgaaatatatacatataaatatggaTAATATAGAAGACATAAATAATCTTGTAGCTatcttatattattcatcaaataaaaaaagatatgAAAATATGTATGCTTTGTTACCATATTcgaatataataatacctttaatatttcataagaaaaaaaattttccAACATTGATAAGTGGGAATAAAAAGGgtgaaaataaaaaagatagTAAAAAAGAGgatgatattaaaaaagagGATGATAGTAAAGAACaagataataatgatgatgatatattCCTGCCTATCTATTCCGTAGAAAAACAACATGACTATTCctttaatataaataaagaaaaaggGACACGtcaattattttttaacGTTGCTCATGACAAAAAAGAGCATGTGacttataatataaataatgatgaaaaggaaaaagaaaagcatctgataaatataataaattgtcgtaaaaaagataataaagaCTTAATATTTgcatattataaaaattataaatgCAACTTAATTTTATCAGAACatttatgtattaaatatgaggaattatgtaatatatattataacagtattgataataaaaattttaatatattaccTTCTAATAggaaaaattattttttagaaAATTATGAAAGCCATCCAAAGGATTGGATATTAAATCGTCAAATATGGTATGGGCATTCGATACctttatttaaatatgaaaattttataacaaaaaaagaaggATATGAAGATACAGAAGAaaaaacaacaaaaaataataataataacaacatTGCTGTAGATGACCATTTTAACTGCTTTGTTTATGGAAGAAATGTTGATGAAGCATatgaaaatttaataaaatcaaatttatttaaaaaagaaagtattaaaaaagaatatttaaaaaatgatgatatttTAGATAGTTGGTTTTCTTCatgtttatatttcttaCATTGTTtaaattcaaataatattgatatatatgatttattaaaaaaaaaaaaaagtttgGTAGATTTTACCTGCACAGGTCAGGATATTTTATATCCTTGGATATTAAGGagttttattttattaaattactttataaaaaatgattatttGAATGAATTATTTCCAACGAAGAATAATTATGAGAATGTGCATATTGTGAAAGGAATaaagaaagaaaattatgaaGAATATTTGTCCAGTAGTATATTATCtaagaatataaaattccatggtatattaaaagataaCGTTGGAAAGAAAATAAGTAAGAGTGATAAAAATAGTACttattataagaaatatttagaagatataaatatggaTACATTGCGTTTATCGTTTGCATTTCTACAAAAGAATGTAGAGGATATAGTATGGTCaaagaataatatttataaaagtgagaagtttataaaaaaattatggAACGTGGGTCAATTTATAAAACAGAATTGTGATTATGAGTCCTACATAAGGATGAGTAATGTAATTATTTCtgacaataataatatagatattaacaatattgatgttaataatattgataataacaatattgatattaacaatattgatattaacaatattgatgatgataataagATTCTTCagtttttaaaaacaaagACACAAAATATTTCTAATGTTGGTATTTTTGAAGCATATTATTACACAATACATTTAAATTTACGATATATGAAATCATATAACCTGAACAAAAGTATTAATCTAATTAATgattttattatgaattatttttctaagttttttttgaattattattcttcTGGTAAAAATCACAtttctaattttttaatttattatatttttaaaggATTGATAAAATTCTTATATCCATTTATTCCACATATATgtgaaatattatatatacagattttttttaaagaaaaggaaaaaaaacaaataataaacacCTCTTCTCCTCCTATGCTTTTATATGacaattataaattttttacTAGCCAAAAATTTTCATTAGAACCAAAAATTCAAAGTGTTGTATCAGATCATTTTTTGACCTTTATcgaaatatataattttttaaggaaatataaaagagAGAATAAAGAACACATTTGTAATAACAATACattgaatatttatattaaacaaaaaaaagcTGCTGACATTCCTTTagtatattttaaaaatgaagagCACATGTTGAAAAGAGCTTTccatatgaatattatttttaattcatGTGAAGATAATCAATTAGTacattcttttttaaatgaaaagCAACACATGAAAGGATTAAACACAAGAAAGGTGATATATGATTGTGATAGGTTTGTTGTAGAATCTCAAGTGTAA